The following are encoded in a window of Podospora pseudoanserina strain CBS 124.78 chromosome 6, whole genome shotgun sequence genomic DNA:
- a CDS encoding hypothetical protein (EggNog:ENOG503PEJW; COG:S): MEAIFLIRSVLETVSLPQDSPRDMQTLFHITHSNFESVPSSPSTDELYRILVLADKYALSRKLGPWVSRWLKAIRDRSEEEVRTEERVWMMRIGWNLGVEKLYLMQLKDFIPRACFVPAPAESNQVKQSGSKEAATTKEEGSEQQTRSGDTSQSQNEEIKAWLLRTEDDN; the protein is encoded by the coding sequence ATGGAagccatcttcctcatccggTCTGTCTTGGAGACCGTGTCATTGCCTCAGGACTCACCCCGCGATATGCAAACCTTGTTCCATATCACACACAGCAATTTTGAATCTGTTCCTTCATCTCCGTCGACAGATGAATTATACCGCATCCTTGTGTTGGCGGACAAATACGCCCTATCTCGGAAGCTCGGCCCCTGGGTTTCGCGATGGCTCAAGGCTATACGAGACAGATCGGAAGAAGAGGTCAGGACAGAAGAAAGAGTGTGGATGATGCGTATTGGCTGGAACTTGGGTGTTGAGAAGTTGTATTTGATGCAGTTGAAAGACTTCATTCCTCGAGCTTGTTTTGTCCCAGCTCCTGCTGAATCCAATCAGGTCAAGCAAAGTGGAAGCAAGGAAGCAGCTACAACAAAAGAGGAAGGATCGGAACAGCAGACTAGGTCTGGAGACACCAGCCAATCCCAAAACGAGGAAATCAAAGCGTGGTTGCTTAGAACCGAGGACGACAACTGA
- a CDS encoding hypothetical protein (EggNog:ENOG503P2YQ), which produces MIFPRSSALATGLIGLTPLTAAFGTINEPVILGQHNEHEMVTRLAFQCPSGQKSDGVCFEPRSLDQLAGYHREVMGVALPGAGFNGAVGAPDTLDPVPEGPEAHCDDADFVDVPGYPQSRKEANKNLQKCVDHLRARFRQAWVSAEMLVDERRRIRPGEVELTNAFGGDCNFAFPSLQINVFARAKCSTLEGFGRALHGVQDFYSHSNWADETDISKPISETNPPGLALHGTAKFLDLRASGPIPDDQIPYNLTTGCFTIPDGTPGSGDCAGRVTHHALNKDHGVIHLDGTFGDAGPGSPRSEAISRNFENAVRVAVQSSKETWAAFREHLREQYGTVAGNLMICALVRDDPIKDCRKRMAVIALDASSRSGAVEASGLQVQIAQEFKLKLSSHGLDRIEVMEFAEAPKIVHPMGFPESVTFSELDTKGRTNIGNALDVAIDDIIQSQPDTYTDRGAVVLLTAGAEPENTKENQELAEYALAQVERAAKEGVRIHFGCINPPRPFNDDPDRSWHECAPGHSIIPAVLKTGGTFAYINHVAGRPDLTPAPHFISTIMSRGLTSTDEYEPELTRIYPGITIAALLSAEDYPSKSLFYPASPSERINITIRDRALDGQGVANGGGGCFSITLRDRKLDDLKIAAYTSCGTEPLMLNYEALQDVDLLVVAELGDPHHPQQEGSPNPQGVVFTLELSSNMPAKNETSTMTTSSVVSSKATLKMTEEAGIKTEEFLTSETVEVFEEAATVNGTASTTSEGSHTVSGGDGVTGSAMPAQEAMVTGKESMAGMEDVYVTTIAGNFSREDADDIPDLR; this is translated from the exons ATGATCTTCCCTCGTTCCTCCGCCCTGGCCACGGGGCTGATAGGGCTGACTCCACTCACAGCTGCTTTCGGGACCATCAACGAACCG GTAATCCTCGGCCAGCATAATGAACATGAAATGGTTACACGACTCGCCTTTCAGTGCCCAAGTGGCCAGAAAAGCGATGGGGTGTGTTTTGAACCCCGGTCGCTCGATCAACTGGCAGGCTATCATCGAGAAGTGATGGGTGTAGCCCTCCCCGGAGCAGGATTTAATGGCGCGGTCGGAGCTCCAGATACCCTCGACCCGGTACCTGAAGGACCAGAAGCGCACTGCGACGATGCCGATTTTGTCGACGTGCCGGGATACCCGCAGAGCCGGAAAGAGGCCAACAAGAATCTCCAAAAATGTGTCGATCACCTACGAGCACGCTTCCGACAGGCATGGGTATCAGCAGAGATGCTTGTCGATGAAAGGCGAAGGATCCGGCCAGGGGAGGTCGAGCTGACGAATGCTTTTGGTGGAGACTGCAATTTTGCTTTCCCCTCCCTTCAGATCAATGTCTTTGCGCGAGCCAAGTGTAGCACTCTCGAAGGGTTTGGCCGCGCGTTACATGGTGTTCAAGACTTTTACTCCCACAGCAACTGGGCTGATGAAACCGACATAAGCAAACCTATCAGCGAGACCAACCCACCAGGGCTTGCCTTGCATGGCACCGCGAAGTTTTTGGACCTGAGGGCTTCTGGGCCGATACCAGACGATCAGATTCCTTACAACCTAACAACGGGTTGCTTCACGATACCAGACGGGACTCCTGGATCCGGAGACTGCGCTGGTCGGGTGACACATCATGCCCTAAACAAAGACCATGGTGTCATTCACCTAGATGGAACTTTTGGTGATGCGGGGCCCGGGTCTCCTCGGAGCGAGGCCATATCAAGGAACTTTGAGAACGCCGTACGTGTTGCGGTACAAAGTTCCAAGGAGACCTGGGCTGCGTTTCGCGAACACCTCAGGGAGCAGTACGGAACTGTGGCCGGCAATCTTATGATCTGTGCTCTGGTGCGCGATGATCCAATCAAGGATTGTCGCAAACGGATGGCTGTCATTGCCCTGGATGCCTCTAGCAGAAGCGGTGCTGTTGAGGCATCTGGCTTGCAAGTTCAGATTGCTCAAGAGTTCAAGTTGAAGTTATCTTCACATGGGCTGGACCGAATTGAGGTCATGGAGTTTGCCGAGGCCCCCAAGATTGTTCATCCTATGGGCTTCCCAGAGTCGGTGACCTTTAGTGAGCTGGATACTAAAGGAAGGACCAATATCGGCAACGCGCTTGACGTTGCCATTGACGATATCATCCAGTCACAGCCGGACACGTACACGGACAGAGGTGCCGTAGTGCTCCTGACGGCGGGCGCGGAACCCGAAAACACGAAAGAAAACCAGGAGCTGGCTGAATATGCCCTCGCCCAAGTTGAACGCGCTGCCAAAGAAGGTGTCCGCATCCACTTCGGTTGCATCAATCCACCACGGCCATTCAATGATGATCCGGATCGGTCTTGGCATGAATGTGCCCCCGGTCACTCGATCATCCCCGCTGTCCTCAAAACAGGCGGCACTTTTGCTTACATCAATCATGTTGCGGGGAGACCAGATCTCACACCGGCCCCGCACTTCATTAGCACCATCATGTCTCGTGGCCTAACCTCCACTGATGAGTATGAGCCCGAACTGACCCGAATCTACCCTGGAATCACCATTGCCGCCCTTCTCAGCGCCGAAGATTACCCCTCCAAATCCTTGTTCTACCCGGCCAGCCCGTCAGAAAGGATCAACATTACCATTCGCGACCGGGCTCTAGACGGCCAAGGCGTAGCCaacggtggaggtggctgcTTCTCCATCACACTCCGCGACCGAAAGCTCGACGATCTCAAGATAGCAGCCTATACCAGCTGTGGTACCGAGCCATTGATGCTGAACTACGAGGCGCTACAGGACGTTgatttgttggtggtggctgagcTGGGTGATCCGCATCACCCGCAGCAAGAGGGATCACCGAACCCACAGGGCGTTGTGTTCACATTGGAGCTGAGCAGTAACATGCCGGCAAAGAATGAGACATCTACCATGACTACGTCGAGCGTGGTGAGCTCCAAGGCAACGCTTAAAATGACAGAGGAGGCTGGAATCAAGACCGAGGAGTTCTTGACAAGTGAGACGGTTGAagtgtttgaggaggcggcgaCGGTGAATGGGACTGCGTCGACGACGTCGGAGGGGAGCCATACGGTCagtgggggtgatggggtaACTGGGAGTGCAATGCCAGCTCAAGAAGCGATGGTGACTGGCAAGGAAAGTATGGCTGGTATGGAGGATGTATATGTGACGACGATAGCTGGGAATTTTAGCCGGGAGGATGCGGATGATATTCCGGACTTGAGGTAG
- a CDS encoding hypothetical protein (EggNog:ENOG503NVNU), which produces MQSCSLSGVEQLVMWTSLTTNKPILWGHSYFSLIVSSYLTLSGICMSLICAGADSNRSIPDIAGLECASFIELEAPSFTLNRSLITGPDTSPRSPMPAFTTSPAAWNCGLQNFNTAALAKRASKLRNGTPCVVHLPDYQDLMMGTRNYHLDVEFEDGVTWIARIRQPNTTPLPVRNYMIKSEAATLGFLEKTEVPAPRVFDYRLDGPDNPVGVGYIFMDKLPGVPLRWDLASKRQRRKVLDQLADIYIELGRHPFKGLGSLDTPGSDHIGRFAKELTFDLPPCQSWREYCTRYILHVLGLIERSEIYTQRPVDAFLIHRFLLDLVSRMARLTGGWDERFPFYLKHADEKMDHILVDEEYNITGVIDWESAFTAPAFVAFNTPMGILPVKDFYDGVDILGEHEDGFLDILRSKGGQAFSNVGRHGRLLHRFLFCIGFDIVKYRDDFETLFQGLRQGVGADEESDWDEWQVDALLRYRDKEMV; this is translated from the coding sequence ATGCAAAGCTGCAGTTTAAGTGGAGTGGAACAACTAGTCATGTGGACCTCACTAACCACTAACAAACCCATTCTTTGGGGCCATTCTTATTTTTCATTGATTGTTTCTTCTTATCTAACGTTGTCGGGAATCTGCATGAGCCTGATCTGCGCCGGCGCTGACTCCAATCGCTCGATACCCGACATAGCTGGTCTTGAATGCGCATCTTTCATAGAACTCGAAGCGCCATCATTCACCTTGAACCGCTCTCTCATAACCGGACCAGATACCTCACCGAGATCGCCCATGCCAGCATTTACAACATCACCGGCAGCCTGGAACTGTGGTCTCCAAAACTTCAACACAGCCGCCTTGGCCAAACGCGCCAGCAAACTCCGCAATGGCACACCTTGCGTTGTGCATCTCCCAGACTACCAAGACCTGATGATGGGAACCAGAAACTATCACCTCGATGTCGAGTTCGAAGACGGAGTCACGTGGATTGCTCGGATCCGTCAACCAAACACGACACCGCTCCCTGTTCGGAATTACATGATCAAAAGCGAAGCTGCAACGTTGGGCTTTCTCGAAAAGACAGAGGTTCCTGCGCCGAGGGTGTTTGACTACAGGTTGGATGGACCAGACAACCCAGTTGGGGTGGGGTATATCTTCATGGACAAGTTACCCGGCGTACCGCTTCGTTGGGATCTCGCCAgcaagaggcagaggaggaaagtGTTGGATCAGCTGGCGGATATATACATTGAGCTGGGGAGACATCCATTCAAGGGTCTGGGATCGTTGGACACACCGGGGAGTGATCACATTGGGCGGTTTGCCAAGGAGCTGACTTTTGACCTGCCGCCGTGTCAGTCGTGGAGGGAGTATTGTACGCGGTACATTCTTCACGTTTTGGGGTTGATTGAACGGAGCGAGATTTACACTCAGCGACCAGTGGATGCGTTTCTGATACACCGCTTTCTCCTCGACTTGGTGTCCAGGATGGCAAGGCTGActggtggatgggatgaaagatTCCCGTTTTATCTGAAGCACGCAGACGAAAAGATGGATCACAtcttggtggatgaggagtaCAACATTACGGGGGTCATAGACTGGGAGTCGGCATTCACGGCACCGGCGTTTGTGGCTTTCAATACACCTATGGGGATACTTCCCGTGAAGGACTTTTACGACGGGGTGGATATACTTGGTGAGCACGAGGACGGGTTTTTAGACATCTTGAGATCAAAAGGAGGCCAGGCCTTCTCGAACGTCGGTCGGCATGGGCGATTACTGCATAGGTTTCTCTTTTGTATTGGGTTCGACATTGTGAAATACAGGGATGACTTCGAAACATTATTTCAGGGACTGAGACAGGGTGTGGGGGCTGATGAGGAATCTGACTGGGATGAATGGCAAGTTGATGCTTTGCTGCGATACCGTGATAAAGAGATGGTATAA
- a CDS encoding hypothetical protein (COG:E; EggNog:ENOG503NX2I), with the protein MAAGLPSNPLKKIQLVRPAHVWYKHKDIEAAKRFAADFGFYETETIGKTTFFRGYGTEPFVLALEASDKPEFGGAAFVVESEEDLVYAHQSLPEECRATEVHELKDVPGGGKRVTFYDPVDGFPFHLVHGQTEVERRDPGFPVLKFNYPNEKNREPNKFQRFEKRPAPVHKLGHFGMCVTNFAKCYEFYSTYFNFHPSELVHNDEGVDVTVFFRLDRGKEFVDHHCFFFFEGPKMHVHHSSFETHDFDAQVLGHDWLRHQGYTNCWGVGRHVMGSQIFDYWFDPSNFILEHYVDGDLLDMNEPTHHNKAAPDNLHVWGPEVPPTFLQ; encoded by the exons ATGGCCGCCGGACTCCCATCAAACCCCTTAAAGAAGATCCAGCTGGTGCGTCCAGCACATGTCTGGTACAAGCACAAGGATATTGAAGCCGCCAAACGATTTGCTGCCGACTTTGGCTTCTACGAGACCGAGACGATCGGAAAGACAACCTTCTTCAGAGGATATGGAACAGAGCCTTTTGTGTTAGCCCTCGAGGCTTCTGACAAGCCGGAATTTGGGGGAGCAGCATTTGTTGTCGAGTCTGAGGAGGATCTCGTCTACGCCCACCAATCGCTTCCAGAAGAGTGCCGAGCGACTGAAGTACATGAGCTCAAGGATGTGCCGGGTGGTGGCAAGAGAGTGACCTTCTATGACCCGGTGGATGGGTTCCCATTCCACTTGGTTCACGGGCAGACTGAGGTTGAAAGGAGAGACCCTGGCTTCCCGGTGCTCAAGTTCAACTAC CCGAACGAGAAGAACCGCGAGCCAAACAAGTTCCAGCGCTTCGAGAAGCGGCCGGCGCCCGTACACAAGCTTGGACATTTTGGCATGTGCGTGACGAACTTTGCCAAGTGCTACGAGTTTTATTCGACCTATTTCAACTTTCATCCCAGCGAG CTCGTCCACAACGATGAAGGCGTGGATGTGACTGTCTTCTTTCGCCTAGACCGTGGCAAGGAGTTTGTTGACCACcactgcttcttcttcttcgaaGGCCCCAAGATGCACGTTCACCACTCTTCCTTTGAGACACACGACTTCGATGCTCAGGTACTGGGTCACGACTGGCTACGTCATCAAGGATACACCAACTGCTGGGGTGTTGGGAGACACGTCATGGGCAGCCAGATCTTTGACTACTGGTTTGATCCGTCCAACTTCATCTTGGAGCACTATGTGGACGGTGATTTGCTGGACATGAACGAGCCAACGCACCATAACAAGGCCGCTCCCGACAACTTGCATGTCTGGG GTCCCGAGGTGCCACCCACCTTTTTGCAATAA
- a CDS encoding hypothetical protein (COG:S; EggNog:ENOG50) has protein sequence MQLLHILAAFPLTALAALNGRCTGSEATGEWGSKGICIRTSTCSSAGGAYKTGACPSDPADVKCCLVGRGPSVGTNPCGGASWCDWTSNTCSGSRLTGYCPGGSNYKCCRL, from the exons atgcagctcctccacatcctcgcAGCCTTCCCTCTCACGGCCCTTGCCGCCCTCAACGGCCGATGCACTGGTTCCGAAGCCACGGGCGAGTGGGGCTCCAAGGGCATCTGCATCAGGACTTCGACCTGCAGCAGTGCCGGCGGTGCTTACAAGACTGGCGCCTGCCCGTCTGACCCTGCCGATGTCAAGTGCTGCCTGGTGGGCCGTGGTCCTTCCGTTGGCACCAAcccttgtggtggtgcttcgTGGTGTGACTGGACCTCCAACACATGCAGTGGTAGCCGACTGACTG GATACTGCCCCGGCGGATCCAACTACAAATGCTGCAGGCTCTAG
- a CDS encoding hypothetical protein (EggNog:ENOG503Q2YA): MISWLNDPTFVAGLFAGVFATFTLFVGLAACLLLSRDLYGLDHWKLNLQMPVSLWMNLGYWKDTSEFAEACRNYLKQVFETADITTPQKSIAILDVGFGCGDQTSTILGGIISGGAYIGVTNNQVQLQAASRRCRDLHKELDTSHLFCADASKPHAWPEEIRSAVDKLKNPKLKGKWLLASDCMYHFSPSRMPLWQYAARNLGINFMGSDLCMSNTASWREKTLARTIGTLMGCPWKAFLTMEQYREQLVACGYDRDSIVIKDVSVDVFPGLVAFLERHDKALAESGISLGEGFRVARKVFGWFAVSKVVRAVIVVARLPKVKDAA, encoded by the coding sequence ATGATATCATGGCTCAATGACCCGACATTCGTGGCGGGACTCTTTGCAGGAGTCTTCGCTACTTTCACTCTCTTTGTCGGACTCGCAGCATGTCTATTGCTCTCCCGCGACCTCTATGGCCTCGACCACTGGAAGCTGAACTTGCAGATGCCAGTCTCATTGTGGATGAATCTGGGCTACTGGAAGGACACGTCTGAGTTCGCCGAAGCATGCAGGAATTATCTGAAGCAAGTATTCGAAACagccgacatcaccaccccccaaaagtCGATTGCCATCCTCGACGTTGGCTTCGGTTGCGGCGACCAGACCTCGACAATTCTAGGTGGCATCATCTCCGGAGGGGCATACATAGGGGTGACAAACAACCAAGTCCAGCTGCAGGCTGCGTCACGACGATGCCGGGACCTACACAAGGAGCTCGACACATCCCATCTCTTTTGCGCGGATGCGTCCAAGCCACATGCTTGGCCAGAGGAGATACGCTCCGCCGTGGACAAGCTCAAAAACCCCAAGCTCAAAGGGAAGTGGCTACTGGCGTCGGACTGCATGTATCACTTTTCACCGTCACGGATGCCGCTCTGGCAGTACGCTGCCCGGAATCTCGGCATTAACTTTATGGGGTCTGACTTGTGTATGTCCAACACGGCAAGCTGGAGGGAGAAGACTCTGGCAAGGACGATTGGGACGCTAATGGGCTGTCCATGGAAGGCGTTCTTGACTATGGAGCAATACAGAGAGCAGTTGGTAGCATGTGGCTATGACAGGGACTCGATTGTCATCAAGGACGTGTCGGTGGATGTTTTCCCGGGCCTGGTTGCTTTTCTGGAGAGGCATGACAAGGCGCTGGCAGAGTCTGGTATCTCTCTCGGTGAAGGGTTCagggtggcgaggaaggtgttTGGCTGGTTTGCTGTGTCAAAGGTGGTCAGAGCCGTCATCGTGGTGGCAAGATTGCCCAAGGTCAAGGATGCTGCATGA
- a CDS encoding hypothetical protein (COG:S; EggNog:ENOG503NYS5): MTETARERVAIIGTGLAGLTTAHLLQNDPKKRYAVTLLEQADSLSFDSASVAVKSHETGAVERVDLPMRASAGGYYANLNRMYHHLEVPMHPVRFLFVFAKALKQRGTEAGNCQDSSQSPSAAASAVPDGYFVHASNLHQLPPPRPSAYSTWRYLLEILYLIICHAWFRAACFLVRPHDESFAQYLERIWLPRRYTTHYILPLMSSVSTCTHDELLAFPASDLVNYNKFSYGQQHYTVCGGVQQVQSRLSRGIEDIRVRSRVLEVLPRSSGKVLIRWQDTVGAQEEVFDKAVLAVSPDVASRLFAPLKTTGLDKIPTTWVESSVLTNASRAHSLVDSDDRTSQGKVACMHHAAVEVESASTQVITLRTQFSGLGGARSEALHTMPSGVVVSTCPLDGESEATQKRTLKTAGFRRTLRTVESRATVKRIFRDGSGGTTDGWVNGENNVWLAGSWCWDGMVLLEGCVVSAMRVADEFGVEIPWRK, translated from the exons ATGACTGAAACGGCCAGAGAACGGGTAGCCATCATCGGTACCGGGTTGGCTGGACTGACCACGGCGCATCTCTTACAAAACGACCCCAAGAAACGGTATGCCGTCACGCTCTTGGAACAG GCTGATTCGCTCTCGTTCGACTCTGCTTCTGTTGCCGTCAAGAGCCATGAGACGGGCGCGGTCGAACGCGTCGATCTCCCAATGCGTGCATCCGCGGGCGGATACTACGCCAACCTGAACCGAATGTATCACCATCTGGAAGTTCCCATGCATCCAGTGCGCTTTCTGTTTGTCTTTGCAAAGGCTTTGAAGCAAAGGGGGACCGAGGCAGGCAATTGTCAGGACTCGAGTCAAAGTCCTTCAGCAGCTGCGTCAGCAGTCCCTGATGGGTACTTTGTCCATGCCTCCAACCTTCACCAACTCCCGCCACCACGACCATCGGCATACAGCACGTGGCGGTACCTCCTGGAGATTCTGTACCTCATCATCTGCCACGCCTGGTTCAGAGCCGCTTGCTTCCTTGTCCGGCCTCACGACGAGTCCTTTGCCCAGTATCTCGAGAGGATATGGCTGCCTCGTCGGTACACCACACACTACATCCTGCCCTTGATGAGCAGTGTGTCGACCTGCACGCATGACGAGCTTCTTGCCTTTCCAGCGAGCGACTTGGTCAACTACAACAAATTCTCGTATGGTCAGCAGCACTACACAGTGTGCGGCGGCGTGCAGCAGGTCCAGTCTCGCCTATCTCGAGGCATAGAGGATATCCGTGTGCGGTCGAGAGTGCTGGAGGTTCTGCCGCGTTCAAGCGGCAAGGTACTGATACGATGGCAGGACACAGTTGGCGCACAAGAAGAGGTGTTCGACAAAGCTGTCCTAGCGGTATCACCGGATGTCGCGAGCAGGCTCTTTGCGCCGCTGAAGACGACAGGACTGGACAAGATTCCAACAACATGGGTGGAGAGTTCGGTCTTGACCAATGCATCTCGTGCGCACTCGCTGGTGGACTCAGATGACAGGACGAGCCAAGGGAAGGTGGCATGCATGCATCACGCAGCGGTCGAGGTGGAATCTGCATCTACACAGGTCATCACCTTGCGAACGCAGTTTTCCGGGCTCGGCGGCGCTCGATCAGAAGCGCTGCATACCATGCCGagcggtgtggtggtgagcacCTGCCCATTGGATGGGGAGTCAGAGGCAACTCAGAAAAGAACGCTCAAGACAGCTGGGTTCAGGAGGACGTTGAGGACTGTGGAGAGTCGAGCAACAGTTAAGCGGATATTCCGGGATGGTAGTGGTGGAACAACTGATGGCTGGGTTAATGGCGAGAATAACGTATGGCTGGCTGGGTCGTGGTGCTGGGATGGAATGGTACTGCTCGAAGGCTGTGTCGTATCGGCTATGCGTGTAGCTGACGAGTTTGGAGTTGAGATTCCGTGGAGGAAATGA
- a CDS encoding hypothetical protein (EggNog:ENOG503P0IH) has product MVSNARPLVILASYMVTAVALTVRCIGIVRRHPVQKAKRSAGSLVLFGALAVVSLATTWSYMFGYFRWSYFDWAANAPSATADDQLHLGEWLRDTSLFKQAWFSALETPGRAWWTLQIFGFCAIWSVMLSVQAKKRNIPQIWAFMLLGQIVAISFASNLFFLAVLAHDVKDEKKPAQSKQKPSSRTSDILILVVNLAVTLFLFGNLDSPYFLSLLLAPHVLAFVPLLRDRISSGSTESSQLREPSKVLQFGILAAVLAAGTSQPLASGETWKSILDTLYEHPAVSSVGWDVICCWVSYTVWFLVRDSE; this is encoded by the exons ATGGTATCCAACGCGAGACCTCTAGTCATCCTGGCCAGCTACATGGTCACGGCTGTGGCTCTCACCGTCCGCTGTATTGGCATCGTCCGTCGTCACCCGGTCCAGAAGGCCAAAAGGAGCGCCGGATCATTAGTGCTTTTCGGCGCGCTGGCCGTGGTCAGCCTCGCAACAACATGGTCGTATATGTTTGGCTATTTCAGGTGGTCCTACTTTGACTGGGCTGCCAATGCCCCAAGCGCGACTGCTGATGACCAGTTACACTTGGGAGAGTGGCTGCGGGACACATCACTGTTCAAGCAAGCCTGGTTCTCCGCTCTAGAAACGCCAGGCAGAGCATGGTGGACACTTCAGATTTTTGGTTTCTGTGCTATCTGGAGCGTGATGCTCTCTGTCCAAG ccaagaagagaaaCATCCCCCAGATCTGGGCTTTTATGCTTCTGGGGCAGATTGTTGCCATATCCTTTGCCAGCAATCTTTTCTTCCTTGCTGTGCTTGCACACGATgtcaaggatgagaagaaacCAGCTcaaagtaaacaaaagcCATCATCGCGGACTTCAGATATCCTGatcctcgtcgtcaaccTGGCTGTGACCCTCTTTCTGTTCGGAAATCTGGACAGCCCTTactttctctctctgctcCTTGCGCCACATGTTTTGGCCTTTGTGCCACTTTTGAGGGACCGTATATCATCCGGGAGCACAGAATCCAGCCAACTTCGCGAGCCATCCAAGGTATTGCAGTTTGGCATTCTTGCGGCAGTCCTGGCTGCCGGGACATCGCAACCCCTTGCCAGTGGGGAGACTTGGAAGAGCATCCTGGATACACTGTATGAGCACCCAGCTGTGAGCAGCGTAGGATGGGACGTGATCTGCTGCTGGGTGAGCTATACCGTGTGGTTCCTCGTCCGGGATTCGGAGTGA
- a CDS encoding hypothetical protein (COG:S; EggNog:ENOG50) produces MVVSRGLGNGYLRGRCALRSRHPSPISTPTFKSISTMQLLAILTTFPLTALAVVNGRCSGSAATGTWGQSGICISTGTCNSFGGVFKSGACPGDAADIRCCLIGLEGSTNKPCGAPRSYCDWDGHACWGVTHSGENVPVRQIIGAAKVCK; encoded by the exons ATGGTTGTCTCTCGGGGGTTAGGAAACGGGTATTTAAGGGGTCGTTGTGCCCTCAGATCACGACATccatcccccatctcaacaccCACTTTCAAATCCATTTCCACCATGCAACTGCTTGCCATCCTGACCACCTTTCCCCTAACCGCCCTCGCGGTGGTGAATGGCCGTTGTTCCGGCAGCGCCGCCACCGGCACCTGGGGACAAAGCGGCATCTGCATTTCGACCGGCACCTGCAACTCTTTCGGCGGTGTCTTCAAGAGCGGTGCTTGCCCTGGTGACGCGGCCGATATCAGATGCTGCCTCATCGGCCTGGAGGGGTCGACCAACAAGCCATGCGGTGCTCCTCGATCATACTGCGACTGGGACGGACATGCCTGCTGGGGGGTTACGCACAGCGGT GAAAATGTCCCGGTCCGGCAAATTATAGGTGCTGCCAAAGTCTGTAAATAG